A stretch of the Flavobacterium sp. 5 genome encodes the following:
- a CDS encoding UDP-2,3-diacylglucosamine diphosphatase, with protein MKRRRKIPLVVISDVHLGTYGCQAKELLQYLKSINPQTLVLNGDIIDMWSFTKSYFPASHMNVLRQIIKMSNQGTRVIYITGNHDEALRKYSDFILGNFELVDKVILDLDGKKTWIFHGDVFDSSTQGYAKILAKLGGKGYDLLILINSLINWFLGLLGKEKRSYSKMIKDSVKKAVSFVSNFETTAAEIAIQKKYSYVVCGHIHKPQMKEIVNEHGSVMYLNSGDWIENLTALEYKKQKWSLYHYNREHYTESDSQDDKAVSDIVNKILS; from the coding sequence ATGAAAAGAAGAAGAAAAATTCCGTTGGTAGTTATAAGTGACGTTCATTTAGGCACTTACGGATGTCAAGCCAAAGAATTATTGCAATATTTAAAATCAATAAATCCTCAAACATTGGTTTTAAATGGAGACATCATCGACATGTGGAGTTTCACCAAAAGTTACTTTCCCGCATCACATATGAATGTCTTGAGACAAATCATAAAAATGTCAAATCAAGGCACCCGAGTAATCTATATTACAGGAAATCACGATGAAGCGTTGCGAAAATACTCTGATTTCATCTTAGGAAATTTCGAATTAGTCGACAAAGTTATTTTGGATTTAGACGGCAAAAAAACGTGGATTTTTCATGGAGATGTATTCGATTCCTCTACACAAGGATATGCCAAAATACTAGCCAAACTAGGCGGAAAAGGCTATGATTTACTAATTCTAATCAACAGTTTAATCAATTGGTTTTTGGGACTTTTAGGCAAAGAAAAAAGAAGCTACTCCAAAATGATAAAAGACAGTGTCAAGAAAGCTGTTTCTTTTGTCTCTAATTTTGAAACCACAGCTGCCGAAATCGCCATCCAAAAAAAATACAGTTATGTCGTTTGTGGACACATTCACAAACCACAAATGAAAGAAATCGTCAACGAACATGGAAGTGTAATGTATCTAAATAGTGGCGATTGGATCGAAAACCTTACTGCATTAGAATATAAAAAACAAAAATGGAGTCTTTACCATTATAACAGGGAGCATTACACCGAATCAGACAGCCAAGATGATAAAGCAGTAAGCGACATTGTAAACAAAATACTCTCCTAA
- a CDS encoding glycosyltransferase family protein produces MKIFYAIQATGNGHISRAIQLYPYLQKYGEVDFFLSGNNATLDINLPIKFKSEGCSLHYSKCGGLNYWDIVRNVKPRQIYKDADILPLKNYDVVINDFDSITALACKMQKVHSVQFGHQASFISPHTPRPEKKSVMGEMILKHYAPSPKNIGLHFDKYDDFIFPPVIKDEIINANPKNKGHITVYLPSFQKDCLEKAFNKLPNLSFHWFLNDIKTKHTVKNITYYPVNQDYFNKSLINCEGIITGGGFETPSEALYLGKKILSIPIRQHYEQECNAAALKKLGVPVVYDVADDFYLVIENWLNSRVKYPTMKANNIPETLEYLFDMYND; encoded by the coding sequence ATGAAAATATTTTACGCTATTCAGGCAACAGGCAATGGACACATCAGCAGAGCCATTCAATTATATCCCTATCTACAAAAATATGGCGAAGTCGATTTTTTCCTTAGTGGCAACAATGCAACGCTCGATATTAATTTGCCCATAAAATTCAAAAGCGAAGGTTGCAGCTTGCATTACAGTAAATGTGGCGGTTTGAATTATTGGGACATTGTCAGGAATGTCAAACCAAGACAAATCTATAAAGATGCCGATATATTACCGCTAAAAAATTACGATGTGGTTATCAACGATTTTGATTCGATTACTGCGTTGGCGTGCAAAATGCAAAAAGTACATTCCGTACAATTTGGTCATCAAGCCAGTTTTATATCTCCTCACACTCCCAGACCCGAAAAGAAAAGCGTCATGGGCGAAATGATTCTAAAACACTATGCACCTTCGCCAAAGAATATTGGTCTGCATTTTGACAAATATGACGATTTTATTTTCCCACCCGTTATCAAAGATGAAATCATAAATGCCAATCCCAAAAACAAGGGTCACATCACTGTTTATCTGCCTTCCTTCCAGAAGGATTGTTTAGAAAAAGCATTCAACAAACTTCCTAATTTATCGTTTCATTGGTTTCTAAATGATATAAAAACCAAACACACCGTAAAAAACATCACGTATTACCCTGTCAACCAAGACTATTTTAATAAAAGCCTTATCAACTGCGAAGGAATCATTACAGGCGGTGGATTCGAAACCCCATCCGAAGCTTTATATCTTGGCAAAAAAATACTCTCCATTCCTATTCGTCAGCATTACGAACAGGAATGCAATGCTGCAGCTCTCAAAAAACTAGGCGTTCCAGTAGTTTATGATGTCGCAGATGACTTTTATTTAGTTATCGAAAACTGGCTCAATTCCAGAGTAAAATACCCAACTATGAAAGCCAACAACATTCCTGAAACCTTAGAATATCTATTTGATATGTATAACGACTAA
- a CDS encoding adenylate kinase gives MINIVLFGKPGAGKGTQAEFLKEKYNLQHISTGDVFRYNLKNDTPLGKEARVFMDAGDLVPDELTTKMLIDEVNKHLDSNGILFDGYPRTIGQAEALDAFLPTIGSKVAATVALEADDNILVARLLERGKTSGRIDDQDEEKIRNRYQEYNEKTAPLIGYYKEQNKFHAVNGIGTIQEITERLTAVIDNL, from the coding sequence ATGATCAATATTGTTTTATTTGGAAAGCCAGGAGCAGGAAAAGGAACTCAGGCAGAATTTTTAAAAGAAAAATACAATTTACAACACATTTCAACAGGAGATGTTTTTCGTTATAATTTAAAAAATGACACTCCATTAGGTAAAGAAGCTAGAGTCTTTATGGATGCTGGAGATTTAGTTCCAGACGAATTAACCACAAAAATGCTTATTGACGAAGTAAACAAGCACTTGGATTCAAACGGAATTTTATTCGACGGATATCCAAGAACTATTGGTCAAGCCGAAGCATTGGATGCGTTTTTGCCAACTATTGGTTCAAAAGTTGCAGCAACAGTAGCGCTAGAAGCCGATGATAATATATTAGTAGCTAGATTATTGGAAAGAGGAAAAACTAGTGGAAGAATTGACGATCAAGACGAAGAAAAAATCAGAAATCGTTATCAGGAATATAATGAAAAAACGGCTCCGCTAATTGGATATTACAAAGAGCAAAATAAGTTTCATGCTGTAAACGGAATAGGAACTATTCAAGAAATTACAGAAAGACTTACAGCAGTTATCGATAATTTATAG
- the hpt gene encoding hypoxanthine phosphoribosyltransferase — translation MIQLHDKQFVPFISAKEINFALEKMVAQIEDDFFDETPIFIGVLNGSFMVVSDFLKLYKKPCEVSFIKLASYEGTSSTDSVKQLIGLNQDLTGRTVIVLEDIIDTGNTLEELKHLFKSQNVKHFKIATLFFKPEAFKKDIKIDYVGIRIPNKFIVGFGLDYDGLGRNLPEVYQLKE, via the coding sequence GTGATACAACTACACGATAAACAATTTGTTCCGTTTATTTCGGCCAAAGAGATAAACTTCGCTTTAGAAAAAATGGTAGCACAAATAGAAGACGATTTTTTTGACGAAACACCAATTTTTATTGGAGTCTTAAACGGTTCTTTTATGGTAGTTTCCGATTTTTTAAAATTATACAAGAAACCATGTGAAGTTTCTTTTATCAAATTAGCTTCTTACGAAGGAACATCTTCTACCGATTCGGTTAAGCAATTAATCGGTTTAAATCAGGATTTAACGGGTAGAACCGTAATTGTTTTAGAGGATATTATCGATACTGGAAACACTTTAGAGGAATTAAAACACTTGTTCAAAAGTCAAAATGTTAAGCATTTTAAAATTGCTACACTTTTTTTCAAACCAGAAGCTTTCAAAAAAGATATAAAAATCGACTATGTTGGAATACGAATTCCTAACAAATTTATTGTTGGTTTTGGATTGGATTACGATGGTTTAGGTAGAAATTTACCTGAAGTGTATCAATTAAAAGAGTAA
- the obgE gene encoding GTPase ObgE, which produces MTEGNFVDYVKIYVSSGKGGKGSTHLHREKFIQYGGPDGGDGGRGGHVYLVGNKALWTLFHLKFARHIKAGYGGDGSGDRSTGADGEDKYIEVPLGTVVKDKETGETLFEITDDGEKQVLCRGGKGGLGNWHFRSSTNQTPRYSQPGLPGVEMDVILELKVLADVGLVGFPNAGKSTLLSVLTSAKPKIADYPFTTLKPNLGIVAYRDFQSFVIADIPGIIEGAAEGKGLGHYFLRHIERNSTLLFLVPVDTPNIKEEYDILVNELTKYNPEMLDKERLLVISKMDMLDDELKAELKTQLDEDFKETPYMFISSVAQQGLTELKDKLWKMLNE; this is translated from the coding sequence ATGACAGAAGGGAATTTTGTAGATTACGTAAAAATTTATGTTTCATCCGGTAAAGGAGGAAAGGGGTCTACGCATTTGCATAGAGAAAAATTTATTCAATATGGTGGTCCTGATGGTGGAGATGGTGGTCGTGGTGGACACGTTTATTTGGTAGGAAACAAGGCACTTTGGACTTTGTTTCACTTAAAATTTGCTCGTCATATCAAAGCGGGTTACGGTGGTGATGGAAGTGGTGATAGAAGTACAGGAGCAGATGGTGAAGATAAATACATCGAAGTTCCGTTAGGGACTGTTGTAAAAGATAAAGAAACAGGTGAAACTTTATTCGAAATCACAGATGACGGAGAGAAACAAGTGCTGTGTCGTGGTGGAAAAGGTGGTTTAGGAAACTGGCACTTTAGAAGTTCAACAAATCAAACGCCAAGATATTCTCAACCGGGTTTACCTGGTGTAGAAATGGATGTGATTCTGGAACTTAAAGTTCTTGCCGATGTTGGTTTGGTAGGTTTTCCTAATGCTGGAAAATCAACTTTATTATCAGTGTTGACATCTGCAAAACCAAAAATTGCTGATTATCCTTTTACAACTTTAAAACCAAACCTTGGAATCGTTGCTTACAGAGATTTTCAATCGTTTGTAATTGCAGATATTCCTGGAATTATTGAAGGTGCTGCCGAAGGAAAAGGATTGGGTCATTATTTCTTACGTCATATTGAGCGTAACTCAACGTTGTTGTTTTTAGTTCCTGTTGATACTCCAAATATTAAAGAAGAGTATGATATTTTGGTAAATGAATTGACGAAGTACAATCCCGAAATGCTAGATAAAGAGCGTTTGTTAGTGATTTCGAAAATGGATATGCTGGATGATGAATTGAAAGCAGAATTAAAAACGCAATTAGACGAAGATTTCAAAGAGACTCCTTATATGTTTATTTCATCCGTTGCCCAACAAGGATTGACTGAATTGAAAGACAAGCTTTGGAAAATGCTTAATGAATAA
- a CDS encoding hemolysin family protein: MSEIALISARKNRLETAAKKGNKNAQIALDLANSPNKFLSTVQIGITLIGILTGIFSGDKITSDVETFVKGFHVLIPYAHSIAVGIVVVTLTFFSLVLGELFPKRIGLNYPEGIAKAVAMPMKIISIVTAPFIWLLTTSTDFLLDVLRIKPTADGKVTEEEIKAIIKEGTEGGEVQEIEQDIVERVFHIGDRKINSLMTHRKSVMMLPLHADKSKVREFMIQELHSIYPVYNENHDDIVGVVNLKNIFANVDNDNFNLAEIMTEAPFMMEQTTAYKALEQFKKSGIHYALVSDEYGVFQGIITLNDILEALVGNASDFYKDDFKLIEREDGTWMVDGHYSLHDFLTYFELDDLINDYEVTTVSGLIMTELAHIPKEGEKLIWQKFVLEVIDMDGVKIDKVMVKALKQ, translated from the coding sequence ATGTCTGAAATCGCATTGATTTCGGCACGAAAAAACAGATTGGAAACCGCTGCCAAAAAAGGCAACAAAAATGCCCAAATCGCTTTAGATTTAGCTAATTCGCCTAATAAATTTTTGTCAACAGTACAAATAGGAATTACTCTTATTGGAATCCTGACAGGTATTTTTAGTGGAGACAAAATTACTTCCGATGTAGAAACATTCGTAAAAGGATTTCATGTATTGATTCCTTATGCGCATTCAATAGCTGTAGGGATTGTTGTGGTAACATTGACATTCTTTTCTTTGGTATTAGGAGAATTGTTTCCAAAAAGAATTGGTTTAAACTACCCCGAAGGAATTGCAAAAGCTGTTGCTATGCCGATGAAAATAATTTCGATAGTTACCGCACCTTTTATATGGCTGTTAACGACTTCGACCGATTTTCTGTTGGATGTTTTGCGAATAAAACCTACCGCAGATGGAAAAGTAACCGAGGAAGAGATAAAAGCCATCATCAAAGAAGGAACCGAAGGAGGAGAAGTTCAGGAAATAGAACAAGATATCGTAGAACGTGTTTTTCATATTGGTGATAGAAAAATCAATTCGTTGATGACCCATAGAAAATCAGTTATGATGCTGCCTTTGCATGCCGATAAAAGCAAGGTAAGAGAATTTATGATTCAAGAACTGCACTCTATTTATCCAGTTTATAACGAAAACCATGATGATATTGTTGGAGTAGTCAATTTGAAAAATATCTTTGCTAATGTTGATAATGACAATTTTAATTTAGCCGAAATTATGACTGAAGCTCCGTTTATGATGGAGCAAACGACTGCTTATAAAGCGTTGGAACAATTTAAAAAATCAGGAATTCATTATGCATTGGTTTCCGATGAATATGGTGTTTTTCAAGGAATCATTACGTTGAATGATATTTTGGAAGCCTTGGTTGGAAATGCATCTGATTTTTATAAAGATGATTTTAAATTAATCGAAAGAGAGGATGGAACCTGGATGGTAGATGGACATTATTCGCTACACGATTTCCTTACTTATTTTGAATTGGATGATTTGATAAATGATTATGAAGTGACCACGGTAAGTGGATTAATAATGACCGAATTGGCTCATATCCCGAAAGAAGGAGAAAAGTTGATTTGGCAAAAATTTGTGTTGGAGGTCATCGACATGGATGGCGTGAAGATTGATAAAGTAATGGTGAAAGCCTTAAAACAATAG
- a CDS encoding lipopolysaccharide assembly protein LapB, translating into MKGEKLFKEGKFDEAQPLLENYLKTNSNHLRTLEYLGDIASQNKYWDKSLIYYKKLEKLKPTEANYYYKYGGALAMKSLGVNKIKALGMIGEVRSSFEKAIELNPKHVEARWALIELNLQLPAIVGGSESKAIKYSSELREISPVDGYLSLGHINEYFNRYAEAEVQYKRAILIGGSKICYQALADFYKNKMKQPEKANIVWEEYKNKSNKGIK; encoded by the coding sequence ATGAAAGGTGAAAAATTATTCAAAGAAGGGAAATTTGATGAGGCACAACCTCTTTTAGAAAATTACTTAAAAACCAATTCAAATCATCTTAGAACTTTAGAATATTTAGGCGATATTGCATCGCAAAATAAATATTGGGATAAGTCCTTAATTTATTATAAAAAACTAGAAAAGTTAAAGCCAACCGAAGCTAATTACTATTATAAATACGGAGGTGCTTTGGCGATGAAATCTCTGGGAGTCAATAAAATAAAGGCGTTAGGAATGATTGGCGAAGTGAGATCTTCGTTTGAAAAAGCTATAGAATTGAATCCAAAACATGTTGAAGCCAGATGGGCGCTGATCGAATTGAATTTGCAATTACCAGCAATAGTAGGCGGAAGTGAGTCTAAAGCAATTAAATATTCGTCTGAATTGCGTGAAATATCTCCAGTTGACGGGTATTTATCGTTAGGACATATTAATGAGTATTTTAATAGATATGCTGAGGCAGAAGTTCAATACAAAAGGGCTATTTTGATAGGGGGTTCTAAAATTTGTTATCAGGCATTGGCAGATTTTTATAAAAATAAAATGAAGCAACCAGAGAAAGCTAATATTGTTTGGGAAGAGTATAAAAATAAAAGTAATAAAGGAATCAAGTAA